Genomic segment of Patescibacteria group bacterium:
ATAACAACTTTTGCCGAGCCGTATTTCTGAAAAATTTCCTTTGCTAATTCTTTGCTAAAAAAATCATTGATGGTATCTACTTCTTTTTCTTTAGAAATTTTCGCAATATTTTTTGCTGGTTCAATATTCAAAACTCGGCATTTGCTTTTAATGCTATTCAGTAGAACGGCGTCATTTCCACCAATATCTATTATTAAGTTATTTTTTGATTCAATAAATCTATCTAATAATTTCTTTCCCAACCCTATAAAATGGTTCACCAGAGGTAAACTGGTAGAAGTTTGGTAATAATACTGCCCGAAAAGCAGCTTGGGACTTACTATGTCTAAAACCTGAAGAAGACTGCAGTCTCTGCAGAAATAAACAACAAGAGGGAATTTTTTTTCCTCTTTATCTAGCTCTTGCTTTTTTAAAAAAGCGTTACTTAAAGGCATATTCCCTAAATCCAAGATTTTTACGAAATTTAATCCCCCACAAACCCTGCAACTTGTTTTGTGAAAAAAATCTTTATTCATTTTATTTAAGAATTTCGAAACGAAAAGCGTCTGGCTGTTTAGGATTATAAATATCGCTTTGAGCGCTTACAAAATATGCTGTTTTCTTCCCTATATTTTTCACTGCATGAGAGATATGGGGAAGGAAAGTTATCACTTTTGGTTCTTTTTCAGAAAGCTGAAACGAAGTCTTTTCTTTTGTTTTTATATCCTGAAAAGCAAGCTTAACTTTTCCCGTAATAAGAAAAAACCATTCGATTCGTTTTGAGTGGTAGTGATTTCCTCTTACATGTCCTGGTTTAATTGAAGCAATATGAATCTGTTTTACCGGTTTTTCAAGTTCATTTGATTTCAATAATTCCACCAGCCAACCTCTTTCATCAGAATGGGTTTTTAATTTTTTAATTTTATATTTTATTTTCATAAATTTAACCATTCCGGATGCTCTAATGTCCATTTAATAGTCTTTTTTAATGATTCTTCTAAATCTCTGGGTGGTTTCCAGCCCATTTTTGCTAATTTCTCTCCGCAAAGAGCATACCTTTTGTCGTGTCCTGGCCTCTCAACAGGATATTCAACAAATTCTATCTCTTCGTCTTTTAGTTTTCGTTCTTTAATTAATTCACATATCCAGTCAGCTATTTCTAAAACAGTCTTTTCTTCACCAACAATATGATAAAATTCTTTTGGCTGAGCCCTATCTAATAAAAATAACAAACCATCAGAAACATTCCGGGCATGAATCCAACACCTGGAAGCCATATCATTTCTTCCTCTACCATGAAAAATTACTTTTTGATTGTTTGAAATAGCTCTAATCACCTTAGGAATAAATTTTTCCACATGCTGTCTTTCACCAATAATATTCATTGACCTTATAATTGAAATAGGAAGTTTGAAAGAATGAGCAAAACTATAAGCCATCATTTCTTCACCAGCCTTGCTCCCACTGTAAGGATTGGATGGTTTAAAGGTATCCTCTTCTTTAAAATAAACACCTTCTGGGGCAGAACCAAACACCTCGTCAGTAGAAAATATTAAGGTCTTGCATTTGGGCTGATGATGCTTAAAATACTCCAATAAATTAGCAGTTCCCAGCACATTAGACATAACAAAAGGAATGCTGTTTTTTAAGCTTTTATCAACATGACTTTCTGCGGCAAAATGAACGCAATAATCTAATTTTCCAATTAATTTATGAATACTGTCGGAAATCGAAGCTTGCAGGTCGTGCCAGACAAATTTGACTCTTTTGGGAGTAAAAACCTCGCTATCAGTAATTCTGTTTAAATTTCCTGCGTAATTTAATGAATCCAAAACAATTATCTCCCAATCAGTATTTTTAAGAAGGTGGTCAATAAAGTGATGACCGACAAATCCAGCTCCTCCTGTAACTAAAATTCTTTTTGACATAAGTTTTTTATTTGAATTAAATTCATGGGTTTTTTTAGTTTTTTATGCTATTTTTTACTACCTATAACTCTAAATATCTTAAAAAGTCTAATGTGGAATTTTAGCGGAAAAATTAGGATTTTTCAAGGCCTTTGAATTATCTGGTTCAATCAAGAAAGTATTATTTCCATGCGTTATTTTTTCTGACAAATTAAATAATAGCCACTAGTAATAATTTTTTGTTCCGGATGCTTTTTTGAGATATCTCCGAATTCCTTAGTGATTATAAATGAAAAAGGTAAAATCAATTTTGATAAAACAAAGAAAAATAATTTAAAAGGTCTAAAGTGTAGAATTTCACACTGGTATCCAATTCTCTGAAGCAAAACAGCAATGCTTCCAATGGTGTCTGTTTCTTCTTTTAATTCCAAGATTTTCCATTCTTTAAACAAGTGTTTTAATCCATATTTTGTAAAACGATAATAGTCATTGGGCACATCGTGGAGGGGAAAAATAAATCGTGTAGTCAAAATTAACTTCCCTCCTCTTTTTAAAACTCTTTCCATTTCTGAAATTGCAATTTCTGGTGAATGAAGGTGTTCTAAAACTTCAGTACACAGAATATTATCAAATTCTTCATTTTTAAAAGGCAAGTTATGAGCATCGCCTACAACATCAACTTTTAATCCGGGTTGAATGTCAAAACCAATACAATTTGGAAAATATTTCTGGTAAACAGCGTAGCCACAGCCAAGATCAAGAGTCAAACCATAATCTTGATGTTTTTTTATAAAACCTTCCATTCTTCCTCGAGTAATCTTTGAGGTTAAACCAATTTTAAGAAGAAATTTATTTAACATATCTATTTAATTAAAAAAATGTGATAACCTGAAACTTGTTTTTTGCTTTGAAATTTTTCCAAAACTCTATCTAAAAATTTTGACAAAGAAATAAATATATTTACGGGAAAGTTGCCTTGATAAGGCAAAAGATTAACTATGGTTTCCAAATGGCCTCTTACTGGACAAATTTCAATTTTGCTAAATTTTCTAAATAAATGTTTTATTCCCTCTTCAGTAAATCGCCAATAATCATTTCCGTGATAAGGATAAAGAAAAGGAACATAAACAAAACATTTCCCACCAGATTTTAAAATTCTATAAATCTCTTCTGTTACTTGTATCGGGTTTTTAACATGCTCTAAAACAGCTTTACAAATTACTCCATCAGCAGAATTATTAGCAATTGGAAGATTATGTACATCAGCTATAATATCAGGACTGGTCTCGGTATCAATATCAATTGTTTTATAATCACAACCGCTAAAGTATTTTTTGTATGCCTTTAAGCCTTTTTGAAATCTGCTTCCTCCCCCAATATCAAAAACTGTTTTTCCTTTGGCAATTTCTTTAATTTTTTCATCAAAAAACTTGTCCCACTTAGTCATATTTTAAAAATTGTAAAATGTTTTTAGCCCTTTTTTCCCAACTATAGCTCAAAACATCATTAAAAGCTTGATTTGAGATTTTAGCTGATAAATTAGGGCTTTTCAAGATATTTTCAATGCCTTTAGCTAATTTTTCTGGATTGTCTGGTTCAACTAAAAAAGAGTTGTTTTCATTTAAAATTTCTCTTATTGAAGGTAAATTTGAAGCTATAATTGGTCTTTTTGAAGCCATGTATTCAAAGAGCTTTAAGGGAGAAGTCCAATGTTTGGAAATATCTTGCTTTGCACTATTGGGTAAAACTAAAACATCAGCTGCTTTTAACCAAAAA
This window contains:
- a CDS encoding WxcM-like domain-containing protein; this encodes MKIKYKIKKLKTHSDERGWLVELLKSNELEKPVKQIHIASIKPGHVRGNHYHSKRIEWFFLITGKVKLAFQDIKTKEKTSFQLSEKEPKVITFLPHISHAVKNIGKKTAYFVSAQSDIYNPKQPDAFRFEILK
- a CDS encoding GDP-mannose 4,6-dehydratase, translated to MSKRILVTGGAGFVGHHFIDHLLKNTDWEIIVLDSLNYAGNLNRITDSEVFTPKRVKFVWHDLQASISDSIHKLIGKLDYCVHFAAESHVDKSLKNSIPFVMSNVLGTANLLEYFKHHQPKCKTLIFSTDEVFGSAPEGVYFKEEDTFKPSNPYSGSKAGEEMMAYSFAHSFKLPISIIRSMNIIGERQHVEKFIPKVIRAISNNQKVIFHGRGRNDMASRCWIHARNVSDGLLFLLDRAQPKEFYHIVGEEKTVLEIADWICELIKERKLKDEEIEFVEYPVERPGHDKRYALCGEKLAKMGWKPPRDLEESLKKTIKWTLEHPEWLNL
- a CDS encoding class I SAM-dependent methyltransferase yields the protein MLNKFLLKIGLTSKITRGRMEGFIKKHQDYGLTLDLGCGYAVYQKYFPNCIGFDIQPGLKVDVVGDAHNLPFKNEEFDNILCTEVLEHLHSPEIAISEMERVLKRGGKLILTTRFIFPLHDVPNDYYRFTKYGLKHLFKEWKILELKEETDTIGSIAVLLQRIGYQCEILHFRPFKLFFFVLSKLILPFSFIITKEFGDISKKHPEQKIITSGYYLICQKK
- a CDS encoding class I SAM-dependent methyltransferase; translation: MTKWDKFFDEKIKEIAKGKTVFDIGGGSRFQKGLKAYKKYFSGCDYKTIDIDTETSPDIIADVHNLPIANNSADGVICKAVLEHVKNPIQVTEEIYRILKSGGKCFVYVPFLYPYHGNDYWRFTEEGIKHLFRKFSKIEICPVRGHLETIVNLLPYQGNFPVNIFISLSKFLDRVLEKFQSKKQVSGYHIFLIK